One segment of Setaria viridis chromosome 4, Setaria_viridis_v4.0, whole genome shotgun sequence DNA contains the following:
- the LOC117851451 gene encoding cyclic nucleotide-gated ion channel 1, protein MMMGKEDRYVRFQDWRSEQSVSSENIVVPCRKTKSATGTLHPQGPFLQKWNRIFVISCILAVSVDPLFLYIPIINDEKPCWYLDRKLEKAASVLRFFTDIFYILHIIFQFRTGFIASSPTTFGRGVLIKDRYAIMKRYISTYFFIDVFAILPIPQVIILVVLPKLPDAEVMKAKNVLMIIIICQYVPRLIRIRPLYQQITRSAGVITETARAGAAFNLLLYMLASHVLGAIWYLLSIQRQESCWRQECRNNATCDAKYIYCGAVNNNEKNAFLKTVCSLSPPNSLPDPFFGIYAPAIENITQSRSFFVKLFFCVWWGLQNLSSLGQNLKTSTYAWENIFAVFVSISGLVLFALLIGNMQTYLQSASLRIEEMRVKSRDTDQWMSYRHLPENLKERIRRYEQYRWQETSGVDEEQLLVNLPKDLRRDIKRHLCLSLLMRVPMFENMDDQLLDAMCDCLKPILYTEGSCIIREGDPVTEMLFIMRGNLMSMTTNGGRTGFFNSDVLEGGDFCGEELLTWALDPTSTSSLPSSTRTVKTMSEVEAFALRAEDLRFVAIQFRRLHSKQLQHTFRFYSQQWRTWAACFIQAAWHRYCRKKIEDSLREKEKRLKFAIATEGSTSLSFMAALYASRFAGNMVRILRRNATRKARLQERVPARMLQKPAEPNFSAEEQ, encoded by the exons GTTTCAGGACTGGAGATCAGAGCAATCTGTTAGCTCAGAGAACATAGTTGTTCCATGTAGAAAAACAAAGTCTGCAACAGGAACTCTTCATCCCCAAGGGCCGTTTCTGCAAAAATGGAACAGGATATTTGTGATATCATGTATACTTGCAGTTTCAGTGGACCCATTGTTCTTGTATATCCCAATTATCAATGATGAAAAACCTTGCTGGTACTTGGATAGAAAGTTGGAAAAGGCAGCAAGTGTCCTGCGTTTTTTCACAGATATTTTCTACATACTCCATATCATATTTCAGTTCCGAACAGGCTTTATTGCGTCATCTCCTACGACTTTTGGGCGGGGTGTCTTAATCAAAGATAGATATGCAATAATGAAGCGATACATATCAACATACTTTTTTATTGATGTCTTCGCTATTCTACCCATCCCGCAG GTGATTATTTTGGTTGTGCTACCTAAACTTCCAGACGCAGAGGTTATGAAAGCCAAAAACGTCTTGATGATTATAATTATATGCCAATATGTGCCTCGACTAATCCGAATAAGACCGCTATATCAACAAATCACAAGATCTGCTGGGGTTATTACAGAGACAGCACGGGCTGGTGCTGCTTTCAATCTTTTACTTTACATGCTTGCCAGTCAT GTCCTTGGAGCAATTTGGTACTTGCTTTCTATTCAACGCCAAGAATCCTGCTGGAGACAGGAGTGTAGAAATAATGCAACATGTGATGCTAAATATATATACTGTGGGGCTGTCAATAATAATGAGAAAAATGCTTTTTTAAAGACTGTTTGCTCATTAAGTCCACCAAACAGTCTTCCAGATCCATTCTTCGGGATTTATGCACCAGCTATAGAAAATATAACACAATCAAGAAGTTTCTTTGTAAAATTGTTCTTCTGTGTTTGGTGGGGCCTGCAAAATCTTAG TTCTCTTGGCCAAAACCTGAAAACAAGCACTTATGCATGGGAGAATATATTTGCTGTTTTTGTCTCAATATCAGGTTTAGTTTTGTTTGCACTGCTTATTGGTAATATGCAG ACCTATTTGCAATCAGCCTCTCTGAGAATAGAAGAAATGAGAGTGAAAAGCCGTGACACGGATCAGTGGATGTCATATCGACATCTTCCTGAGAACCTCAAGGAAAGAATACGGCGTTATGAACAGTACAGATGGCAAGAAACAAGCGGTGTTGATGAAGAGCAACTCCTTGTGAATCTCCCCAAAGATCTTAGGAGGGATATAAAACGACATCTTTGTTTATCACTTCTCATGAGG GTTCCAATGTTTGAAAATATGGACGATCAGCTCTTGGATGCCATGTGTGATTGCCTAAAGCCCATTCTATACACAGAAGGTAGCTGCATCATTCGTGAAGGGGATCCGGTTACTGAAATGCTCTTCATCATGCGAGGAAATCTAATGAGCATGACGACAAATGGTGGAAGAACTGGCTTCTTTAACTCCGATGTTCTAGAAGGTGGGGATTTCTGCGGTGAGGAGCTCCTCACCTGGGCTCTTGATCCCACATCAACATCAAGCCTCCCCAGCTCAACAAGGACAGTGAAGACAATGTCTGAAGTCGAAGCTTTTGCTTTGAGGGCTGAAGACTTGAGGTTTGTGGCCATCCAATTCCGACGACTCCACAGCAAGCAGCTCCAGCACACTTTCAGGTTCTACTCGCAGCAGTGGAGAACCTGGGCTGCCTGTTTCATCCAAGCAGCCTGGCACCGGTACTGCAGGAAGAAGATTGAAGACTCTTTGcgcgagaaggagaagaggttGAAGTTTGCGATTGCGACTGAAGGGTCCACCTCTCTCAGCTTCATGGCAGCACTGTATGCTTCGCGTTTCGCTGGAAATATGGTACGGATCTTGAGGAGGAACGCCACACGCAAGGCCCGGCTGCAGGAACGAGTGCCTGCGAGAATGCTGCAGAAGCCAGCAGAGCCCAACTTCTCCGCGGAAGAGCAGTAG